A window of Pyrus communis chromosome 3, drPyrComm1.1, whole genome shotgun sequence genomic DNA:
aactattcgtcgggcatgaagaggaagcttgatgagctgcaagaatctgagggtcgaattcacagtgaccgtcaaaggcttgcggcttgtctccagaggcacctttttcctgggtcatccagcgtttggccaagtattgaggcctggaatgctctagctccgatgcctcccgctccgatgccttccgcttcgatgcctcccgcttctatgccttctgcttctatgcattccgcttctgcgcctcgtagtggggcttcacgtaaacaacctttgtgaagctccacctttctccatgtttagtatctttttttttttttttttttttatgaacaagctttgttttattcagtgcattgggttgcctcccaagaagcgctttcttttacgtcttgcagccggacgaagaacccagtcactccaggatatgttcacgaatcggatgagaactccgagtcataaacaagtacctaaaacaagaaacaaaacaagattaagaatctagaataaaataaaaacagacgaaaataaaacaatccaagggactagcaaattttctaatccccggcaacggcgccaaaaattgatgcgagaattatacgcacacaaattaaaccctctttttgtcgatttgtagtataagtataagtagggatcgttctggatcagggattaggagggattgcaaatctcttggaaactgactcaaaaaaaaacgtaaaataaagtttaaaacactaaactagactcaaagaatgcaaaattaaactttaaaacactaaaacaaaccaaaagactcaaacagtacccaaagcactcgaaactaaaaaaaacactttctgggcagttttgagcaccttgagtactttggacgaatttgggaaacaaaatgaatcaaaatacttataagcacaagctaaatgtatttctaactaatctaacactttaaaataaatgggggattggttttggatgaatttaaactaaatgcacagattctaattaaaacagattataaaaacgaaattgataaaatagaatgatgaaaaactagttagagggttccttatccacacatgaacataagcatataatttgactcccagttatgacttcaacaaacgatgaatgacaatgctccaagttaattaggtccgcttaaattaaccttcagatttccctagattcattggattgaatgggatacgcattacaaccaaattattcctaatcaaagtctctcacatggaatacgcatgatagagacattcaacaaagatcattaagttcaacggaaatcataaacatcgactaggcattcataactatgggatacgcatgttaatccagcctagggtttactaaacacaatcgtgaccagcgatttttactactcatgaatataagttcataacaattaggtgaaattcccttatatcctagcatcaagttttaggcatgcaaattaagtgtcgaccctcaacccacatacataaacaagttcttaatcaaaacaggaaagtaacccacatctaaagttcatgaattcataactggagtaaatcaaatcataaccaacatatgtccatggcttcaaattcgcttctaactaaaaagaaattagtttcacatgtttaacataattgaataacaagttaaattaaacatgaaaacagaaacaaaaaaagaaagaacaaatggatggaattgaatggatggaaagttagctacggggttcatctccacatatgttatacttgcataataaaacgatttccaattgcatttcaacaaatcattaattctcaacgccccaggtcaattaggtccgcttaaattaaccgtcaagttttccttaagttaatgaattggatgggttagcgcaacgcaattcacaacattctccaaaagtcctttacgtgaaaagcacaataaagatacaatcaaaaatcattaagcatcatgaaaactttaagtgttgacgagacattcgttactatggaatacgcatgaaacttatgccaagaattcatttaacgcgattgtttataagcaacctccactacttgtgaatataagttcgtaactattaggtgaaactcacttatattctagcgtcatactcatgcatgaaaattaagtgtacactctcaataaacatacataaataagttatcaatcaaacggttaaacaaattgaaccacaacttatgaaacgcaattagaagtaatcaaatcaaaatgcaagcataaacatatatttcgaatcaccccctagctaaagggggtttagtttattataactttgaaatcaaagaaacacctaaacattccaacaactcaaacttgaattgtatgaacgtttaggcactcttcttttccattcctcatacgtacaaacaaagagaattgaatttaaacattgaaatcaaagaaacacctaaacattccaacaactcaaacttgaattgtatgaacgtttaggccctcttctcttcctctttattgtagcataaggtctaaggatagttggtttgggggaatggaagtgtggaatggagtgaggagtgatggaaatggaaagatggttttggattctaaggggactcacggcaaagagaaggaatggaagtgtttgtggtgtgttgtgtatgaaatgagatgatgcttgaatgaatgaatgcaagggtatttatagggggaatgggagaatatgtgggtgattgtttaagagtgaatgtggttgttatgattgagagtgcatgtggatgaaataatgatggaaaaagagctaggttgttggtgtgtgaatgcatgtgttgaattggtggtgcaatgatgaaagagtaagtgcatgtgtgtgtgaatggtggtgcaatgatgaaagagtaagtgcatgtgtgtgtgaatggtggtgtaatgatgaaagaataagtgcatgtgtgtgtgaatggtggtgcaatgatgaaagagtaagtgcatgtgtgtgtgaatggtgtttcttgatggttttggggttgtgatgcatgtgaatgcatgtggctaagggttgttgattgggctagaggttttgcatggctcaaaggattgtttgattgggctaggccctttgttttatgtccaaagtgcatacaaggctttcaaattcgtccaacactttggctccaagcatatgctatccattccaagcccaattttgctccaaaatgctccaaaatgcatctttttgcttccttagccatatgaacctaaaaacacacgaaaatggcttaaactactaaaacaactatgaattaacaacatagatgcacgaaaacaagctaagtaagtcgcctaaatatgctcctatcagccagCTGCAGCAGAATTGACGGAATGGGTTATGTATGAATACAGCCCATACAAACTGAACACTTTCGCCACTTGGGCGGTGTGTGCCTTAAAATATCGAGGACCATCGCTAAGGAGAAGACAAGTAAAGGAATCCAGTCATTTGAGTGATTGGGATAGTATACTCCCACTGATAAACCATGAAAATGCCGACATAAGGTTGAAGAGATTGCTCTTGAGATATCGATTGAGCAAGGCAGAATTGAAGCTTAAGGGAAAGATAAATCTTTCGCTTAATGATAGAGTGTCCAGTGAAGAAAAGGAAAGGCGCCAGATGGTGGTTCACATGGCGCGAAAGGAAGTTGAGATGCTTAAAGAAAAGGTGGTTCAGATAATGCATTGCCATCCACGACAAATAAGAGAGATAATAGCTACCGAAGGAGGGATTCCAAAGGAACCTTTCGAAGATCAGAGACAAAGGTGTGCGGAAGAAGAAAGATATATGGAGATTGAAGTAAGAGATGAGGCCTCTACTTCAGCACCAAGATTACCTCCGCCCGCGACTACCGCTCAAATAGAAGAATGGTTGCTTGAAGAAGGTAACCAGGGAGAGAATGAACTAATGGCAATAGTGAATACTCCTCTATACAGTCTATAAATATGGACCACGAAGACGAAAGAATAAAAAGTCTCAGAAAGGGCAAAAGGAAGGTGGATACCCTAAATGACAGATCAGGTACACCGCATAAATACCCAGGAGGATACTTCCTATATCCGATAAAGAATGAGTCAAAGCGGTTCAATACAGGTATGCCAGTATCTCCATCTGCACATATACTTCTTGATAATATTTGGGCAGATAGATTTAATAAAGGTTTGGGAAGACCAAAATATATGCTAGATACTTTAGCAGCTTACATAAGTCAGTTGGAGAGTTTAGTAAAAGCTACCAATACTCAAACCACTCTCCAGCAGTTTAATAAAAGAATATTTGAAATAGAAAGGAAATTTGGTTGTATTGGCACAACTAACCCTGATGCAGATAAACAAGAAACAAGTTTGCAAAAGATGACAGACGATAAAGGGTCTGAAGAAATAATCGATACAAGACTCCTCTCTGGGAAGAGAAATCCCAGCTAGTCCGTAGTTAACGGCTTCGGTAAAGACACATCAAATCCGTTGATGGCTATCAACTTGCCAAAAGTTGAAACAAGGGTAATCAAACCTACCAAATTTGGTTTGGCTAGCCCGGTGCAAACGGCGCCGGTAAAGGCTTATCAAATCCGTTGATAGTTGGCAGTTTACTAAAAACTGTAATGACGATCGTGGTAATAGACCTACATGCAATGAAAAGAATACAAGCAAGGAGAGAAGCAGAGCTCCGAGAAGAATACGATGCTCGCATCAGGAAATTACAGATAGAACTTATAGTGGTCATTCTGATCACTATAAGCATTCATTTTTTGGTATGGCTTCTAACAAAATGTTGAAGAGGTCAGTATCGGAAGGAGACTTGAAGAAGCTCAAAGAAAGGATAGAGCCTGTGCAGAAGTTTCAATGGTTCGAGGAAATGCAAAGAAGGAGCAAAGATCTGCAAGTAAGAGAGCTCGTCTGGAGGTTAAACCATGAAAGATATATGGTTCGGCAGGTCCAGTTGAAGAATATGCGGATACAAGAAAGGCTAAAAGAAGCAGAAAAGATGAGAGATTTGATAGTCAAAGGCCATAAAAGCCATGAAAGAGATCTTGAAGAAGAGATAAAGATGCTTCGAAAGCAGAACGAGGTGCTTCGACTGGTGAGTAGGAGAACCCTTGACGATACAAGATATAACTTGCCCATAATGCCGACAGAATGGCAGATGCCATGAATACTGAAGAAAGGATGCTGAAGGAGCTCGAAGAACAAATGGGAGATATCGGGAATTATGCCTGGTATAATAATTTATTGCAACAGCCAGTATGCGATCAGGTCAGAGAGCTCGCCAGCCGGATAAATGCTGAGAAGATGAAGACGAGGAAGCTGTACCTCCAGCTTtataaaatgaagaaaagaataagtgaactAGAAAATGGAGTACTAGAAGCATGAATAATTTCCTCATTTCTAGTGACTTCAAAGATAATGAGATTCCTTGGGAGGAAAATAATGTATCCCAGGTTTCTTATGAAGAATTTCCAAAAGAAGCAGTTCAGGAGAAGCCAAACTGGGAGGATCCTCAGTGGAAAAATCTGTCCTCTGATGGATATCAAAAGTACCAGTATAAGGTAAAAATGTCTCCGCCCGCCTGGGCAACCAATGTTGATACGGCTCTTGATCCAGTCCAGCCAACTGGATGGGAAGACGAAGAGGAGATGGCCAGCCAGCTACTACAGAGGCCTTGGTttaaaaagataattgaagGAAGCATAGCTAAATATGTCAAGGCCATGGGAGAAAGAATATGGAAGCTGTCACAGCGGCTAGGAGAAGCTGAGGCCCGAATAAACGAACTAGAAGAGCAGAATCAGAGAGTGCTAGCTAAGATCGCTGAGCAATGGAGGAAGCACTAGCCAGACAAGATTCAAGGATCCAAGAACTTCAGGGCAAGATAAGTTTGCTCGAGAATCAAGTACACCAGAAGACGGGAGAAGTAGAAAGTCTCGTCCAAAGGATGGAAGAAAGGAGAAACGAAACAATTAACTATTATGGACAGATGGCTACAGGCAAGGTTTGGGAAGGACAAGAGGCCTTGgatgagaaaataaaagatcAATCTGAGGAGATAAGGCGGCTCGAGGAAGAGGTCCAGTTcctaaaaggaaaataaatggaGAAGATGCTGACAGAGCAACAAGAGACGATACGAGAACTCCGAGGCAAGGTGGCGTTTTGTGAAGAAATTCTGAGACAACGCCAAGAATCTGTGGAACGAGTACAAAGGTGGCAAGATAATTTCTGGAAATGGGAAGAGGAGAAGCGGAGTCAAATGTTTGATAAAGATAGGGAATTGGAAACCCAAAGACGGCTAATCCAGTTTCAAGATAATGAGATAAAAGAGGTCAAAGCCCAGATTAATCAGCTCAGGGAAGATCAGTGCAATCCTCATTAATGGGGGAGAGAGAGGTCTTGCTAAAGAAAGTTGAAGATCTCAGAGGGGAACTCCGACAACTATACCTACAGATACATAGGCTCATCCAAGATAAAAAGGGGTCAACTCTATATAAAGATAATTCCGCTGACCTTCTCGGTCCAAATAACAAAGAGATAATAGAAGAAAAGAATAAACCGAGGGGTACCgacttggtatcagagccaggtttcGATCCTGGGACCTGTgcttttcaatttcaaaaaccaaaataaagaaTGAGGTCAGtttcaaaaattatttatggtaaaaacccaaaaaaataataataaatcatGAGCGCTTGAATCAATTTCCTAAATTCTCTTTTCCGTTTAGGAAAAGctcttctttttcattaaaaaagaaGGCCCAAATATGAAGAAGAATTAGATATCCCGAGTCCAATTTTAAGATTTGGTTACCATACGAATACCCCGACCTACAACCCGATCCGAATGAGGCGCAACAAAGATTTGCACCGAAACACCGCCTCCCGTAGCAGAACGACTCCGAAATTCTGGCGTTGAAGGCTGAAGAGAGCTCAGGCGAAGCACGAACAAGAACAAAAGCAAATTTCACGGATTTCATTACAATCATGGCTTCCGACGATCCCAAAGCCGTAGAAGCAGAGCCGCCGCTGTCGTCTTGGAAGGAGCGCATCGTCTTCCCCACTCTCCTAGCTGGGATTCTCGGCGGAGGAGCTGGGTTGTTCTCCAAGCATCGAAAAGTCATGGGTCTCCCGACCAGTTGCGCTACCTATGCTGCCAATTTTGCCATAGTTACCGCTTGTTACTGCGGTAAATTTCATTGCTTTGTTCTGAAATTTTGTTCTCTGGCTTCTGATTTATGTACCCATTTGGTTTTATTGGTTCGTGTTTGTTAAAATGTCTGAGAGGGAAAGCTGGATGGAGAGGCAGTGGCGGAAATGTAATGGGTTTGTTTGGATTTGGCAGGGGCTCGTGAATATGTGCGAGTAACTCGAAAAACTGGACCTGATGATCTGGTGAACTCTGCAATTGCTGGGTTTGGTACTGGTGCCATTCTCGGGCGTCTTCAGGGTGAGATTCCTTCAATCTGTATCTTCTGTATGTTTGAGGAAGAATGACTTTGGTGTAATCAGATTGTGTACACTTTTATTGTTTGTGATCGAAGCAATGTGATGGGTAATAGCTGAAATTTCCAATGCCTTTCGACCTCTCGGCTCGTGGCTTGGACTTGTGTCATTCATTTGTAGTGGGTTGGGGGTCTACATGTCTAACCTGGGTTCATCTGGGAGCACGTAATATGTTTTGGCTATTAGGATTTACTTTGGCTTGGAAAGATTTCATGAGTTCGGTTTACTGATGCGAGCTCAATTGCAGAGCTATAAGTTATGTAGTCTGCTTAGAAGAACTGGAAATTTTTTGATTCGAATGAAGCTCGGATATTGCTTAACCAGGACTCTGGACTTATTTCCAGAAGTAGAGAATCCATCCACTGCCAGCTTTAAGCAGGACATCAATAATCGAGAGAGAGACATGTTCGTTTAAGGTCTTGAGTTATTGGGTGGGGCTTGCTGTATGTCGAGCAATTACAGTATACTCACAGTAGCTTTACTCTCGGATTTCCCCTCCCAGGCGTTGGGCATCCTTTAAATCTGAAAAGCCCAAATCTACTAAGTCTCTCAAACCTCCTGAACCATCAGCACAAACGTCTCAACTCACAAGCTGCGTTGCTAAACTTGTAGTTGCTAGCATATTTGTTAATTGTCTGCCTTATTGTTCATACTACTTTGAAATCATCCCTCTTGCCATATGTGGTTTAACTGTTTTGTTC
This region includes:
- the LOC137729667 gene encoding uncharacterized protein: MASDDPKAVEAEPPLSSWKERIVFPTLLAGILGGGAGLFSKHRKVMGLPTSCATYAANFAIVTACYCGAREYVRVTRKTGPDDLVNSAIAGFGTGAILGRLQGGKIGAVRYSIIFTVVGTTVDYATIRIRPVLKSYKESMLGSNDGSQKNDGWLKMPDWSPIKVLDEEALAAKQAREQKVHAQRVALGNLTKEES
- the LOC137728348 gene encoding uncharacterized protein; the encoded protein is MLKRSVSEGDLKKLKERIEPVQKFQWFEEMQRRSKDLQVRELVWRLNHERYMVRQVQLKNMRIQERLKEAEKMRDLIVKGHKSHERDLEEEIKMLRKQNEVLRLPVCDQVRELASRINAEKMKTRKLDFKDNEIPWEENNVSQVSYEEFPKEAVQEKPNWEDPQWKNLSSDGYQKYQYKVKMSPPAWATNVDTALDPVQPTGWEDEEEMASQLLQRPWFKKIIEGSIAKYVKAMGERIWKLSQRLGEAEARINELEEQNQRVLAKIAEQWRKH